The following DNA comes from Hordeum vulgare subsp. vulgare chromosome 3H, MorexV3_pseudomolecules_assembly, whole genome shotgun sequence.
TATCTGCGTAGATCTATACACGAGAAAATAAAATAATTGAGATAATTCGAAATATGATACCTGGAATTTGAGGGATTATCAAACCAAGCAATTTCCTGATGCACAATATTTTGAAATGACATAGTACGAACACGCTCTATAAGCTTGCCACCAGCAATTCCAAACAAAAGATATTCTGCAGGGATTGCAATGAAAGCTGCAACCCCGAGAACAACAGCTATCGATGCCCAAAAGCTAGAATCTTTTCGCAGCTTATCTGGTGGCTCGTAGAATGATTTTATAACGCCAGACATTAGTATGCCAAACATTGGGAAAATGATTCCATGCACTGATGCTGCTATAACGCCGAGCAGAAGAAATGGCACCTCTGGCTTGTTAAGATAAAAAAGGCGTCCAATTGGTGCTTTCTGAAGGGTCTTTCCATCTGGAAGGTCCTCTTTGTTCTGTTCGCCTGTGATTTTATCCTCATGCAACTCAACAGATCTGAAGGAGTATCTGTTGCTATTGCCAAAAGAATCTGTAGTCATTGACCGTCTAATTGACAGGGTAGTGCTTTTTGATAAGGAATTGGGTACTCCAGGATCCTGTATTTTACGTCTTTCATTACCATGAGTTTCTTGTAGCCTAATAAGCTGGGAGTAAGCTCCATTGGAATCCTTCACCAATGCTTGATGAGGACCTGTACATATAGGATACGTAGTTGGGTGGATGAATCATCATAGGTTGACAATAGAAATTTTCTAGAATGAGAAAAGTAATGTATATTCAAGAGATTCTAACCTTGTTCGACTATTTTCCCTTGATGAACAACTGTGATGCAGTCTACATTCCTTACAGTGCTCAAACGATGAGCAACGATAAGTGTGGTTCTTTCTACCATTATCCTATTGAGTGCCTCCTGAACTATCCTTTCAGATTCCACATCCAGTGCACTTGTTGCTTCATCTAGCAAAAGAATTTTTGGATCTTTAAGGATGGCTCTTGCAATTGCAATCCTTTGTTTTTGTCCTCCAGAAAGCAGAGTGCCATGTTGGCCAACCAATGTATTGTATCCCTGGTAtgaaattagaattttgttagctTAAATTTTAAGAAGTTATTTGAAGCACTCAATCTTTATTTACATACATTTGGTAACTTGTTGATGAAGCTTGCTGCATTTGCGAGCTCGGCTGCTCTCTTGATCTCTTCAAGAGTTGCATCTTCTTTACCATATATTATGTTATCTTTAATGGAGGTCATAAACAGCGATGGTTCTTGGCTAACAAGACCGATGTTCCCTCTTATCCAATCAAGACTTAGATTCTTGATGTTGACTCTATCTATCAAAACTTCGCCAGCCTGCGGATCATAGAATCTTTCAACTAGGCTGATAACAGTTGACTTGCCACTTCCACTCTCTCCAACTATGGCCGTTGTTGTTCCACTGGCTACTTGTAATGACAGTCCATCTAATACTAACTGCCTGGGTCTTGCAGGGTAGCTAAAGTACACATCCTTCAGCTCAACATCACCCTTGATATTTTCCAAGACCATGCCGCTGGTATCATCTGAATCTATCTCAGGTTTTCTCTCAATCGTTTCGAACAGTCTGTATGCTGCAGATTGACCTCCCGCAATTGCAGAAATTGATGGTGTTGCATTACCTAACGAACTGTTACAGAAATTGATGGTTTAACAATTATTATCCTTGAGCTCAAGCATTACAAACTGACATTATTTACCAGTAAATGTAATAAATAAGTAAACAAATATGAGCTATCTAAACGTAATCTCTGAACACACCTTGAAAGGAACATCAAATTGCCATGTGCAGTTTCTTATATAATTTACAGAAGTTACGTATTCACAAGGCAAGTGTTAAAAAAGGTGATCTAGAGTTTAAAGTTTTATTATATAAACTGAGCGTTATATACAGAAAATATTAGTGCTGATCAGCAAAGGTATTTGCAATGTAATGATTTAAGGAACTCACGTGGCGCCAGTCAATACGGCAAACAAAACAGTGATGATCTTCCCTCCGGTATAACCTTTGTCAATGATTAGCTTTCCGCCATACCAGAAGGCTAGACCATAGCTGCTAAATATGATGCAGAAGACAGAGCCCATGCCAAAACCACTGACGAGGCCTTCCTCAACAACAGTCTTGTATGCATTTTTTATGAATTTATTGTACATTTCTATAGCTTTCTTCTCGCCATTGAAGGACACAACCTGGTTTCATGAGTTGCTAGATTAATATCTGCTACAATTTGAGTTTAACTGAGATAATTGATATAATCCCGAACAActgatataatttgaactcactgTTCGTATAGATCCAATTGTCAGTTCAACTGTGTCTGCGGCATCACTATACGACGTTAGTCGCTTGCTAGAAACCCGGGTTAGCAGCTGTGCAGACACTGCACCAGCGATAGCAATTAGTGGTAGTGATGTTAGCATGGCAAGAGTCAGGAGCCAGGCTTTTGTGAATGCTATAATAAAACCCCCAAGGAAGGCGGATGTAAGCTGTACAAGCTTCCCTGCCTGTAAATaagaatgaatgaatgaatgaatgaatgccAGCATCCGCAACACTAGGTGGGCTGCATAGAATGTGTGAAATACACTCAGGTAAATAACACAAAATTTCTGTAGTAGTGATAGATATATATTGATGCTTGCAATTGACTTGTGCCTGCATATCTGTGCACACTTTGCAGTGTGATGAAAAATATTATGTTCCTTGATTTAGTACCACCAAGAAAGTATTACCTTCTCACCGAGAGCATCTTGAATCATGACCGTATCGCTAGACATTCTAGAAACTGCTTCGCCCGTTGTCATTTGTGTATCGAAGAATGCAATGTCTTGCCTCAGAACTGATTTCAGGTACAAGGAACGGATGCGGGCCGAGTGCCTTTCTCCTGCCATCGTCCAGCATGACACCTCTGAAAATGAATAAAGGGTGAGCCTAACTAGCATTTCTGCCATTAGCATGTAATTTAACTACACAGATTCTATATTAGGTATGCAATTGGTACTTCTCATGTAATGAATACATGATAACTGATGATGAATGCTCTGATCGTTGTATCTGCATGTTCATCACTCAAGCGAGAACAAGCTTGCGTGTACTACCTTGGTCATACACCAAAGTGTGTATCCTTTTGTATTAAGACGAAGACAACGAGGAAGCAGAAACAACATAACTCACCCGGCAGCTAAGTACACACACAAAAAAGTTAAACAACAAAGAATAATAAGAAGGGAAAAGCGGACGAACCTACACTAGCCAACAGAAAACAAAGATCAAGCTACGGCCAAGGGAGCTAGCCCACGTGTCCTCGTTCCACTATATTCAGTTATGGAAATTTTCAATTCGAAGTAGTACGTGAGACTTTGGAATCTACCAAAGGAATATGTGAACTTAATATCGAGATTCCTTTATTTATTCCACCATAGGTAGATTCACTGACCACTGCTTGAttcacgtctccaacgtataaaaTTGACAATTGCTTGATTCACTGACCATTCCTTTGGTTGTACGTTAGACTTTGGAATCTACCAAAGGAATATGTGAAATTATCAGTGTGGTGGCGCTATTTTGTTGCGCTTCTCCCTTCATTTCACTGACCACTGCttgtcaattttataccttggagatgcgGTTGAGTTTGATATTAAATTTTTACAAGCTTAGCAGCTCTCCCCATGGAGAATCTGGTTTCGAACTTTGTTACTATCCTCTGCAATTTGGTTTATTTGGAAATGCTATATACTGAATGTGTAATTATCTCTCCTTTCATGTTTTGTATTGCttgacatacaaagtttcattgaCAGGAAAATGCACTCCAAGGATTAGGATGGAAGTTCCACTTACGAAGGAAGGAAGCAACTGCTGCCCCAATGCCCAGATATATGAAGTTGAGACAAACCTGGAGATGAAAAGAACATTAATTCTCTGTTAAATCGCCTTGCCACTACCCTTCAAGTTAAGTGAGTGACCACCGTAGGCCATGGCAGTGCACCTTGGTGACAGCGCCGAGGACGGTGCTGGTCGTGCTCTCGCCGAAGGAGTTGATGACGTCTCCAAAGAGGACCGATATGAGGGGCTCCGACACGCCGTTGGCCACCGCCCCCAGCGAGCCGACCGCCATGAGCAGCACGTCGAGGCGGTCGGCATACCTGAACATGCCGAGCAACGGCACCTTCTTCTCCGGTCGGTCACCTTTTCCTTCATCACTAGCTTCTGCTGTCGCGTCCATTTCCTGGCTGCTAGCTTCGCTACTGTGCTCGGCGAGCCCGGCCGCGCTGCGCGGTCAGTCAGGACAGATGGATTCCGTTTTTCTTGTGATCACCTGGCTGGCATGCGCTAGCTTAGCTGGGCTCTCTATTCTTCACCGATAACTCTTCTTCGACAAAAAGGAGGTGTGGAGAAATTTAGTAAGCTGATATGACTATGGAATGTAGATTACTATATAGCTCGTTCCCTTTGCATATTCCGTGGACGGATGGACGGGGCTGGGTAGACGTCAGGGGGGACGCACGTGCAGCTAAGAGCATCTCCGGACTCCTTAAACCCTTCGGATGGTCGTATCATTATCGATCCAAACGGATCTTTTAAATCGGACTCAAAAGTCTTGGTTGACCGACACCTTCATTTTCAGCCcaaatatgaaatgaatatggaGAGCCCGGACGGGCACCGCCTGCCCACACTGACCCGTATTGATCCCACATATATTCATCCTCATTTGTTGGTCGGaacaaaccctagccatttcACTCCACTCCTCTTCATTTCCATCCGccacccaagctcaccttcggCTATCTCAGGCCTTCTTCGGCATGGCCTCCAGCGGATTCGACTCCGACTAGTCCGGATCTGTCGACTGGGGGGGTCGTCCTGTGCGGACTACA
Coding sequences within:
- the LOC123444196 gene encoding ABC transporter B family member 12-like, with the protein product MDATAEASDEGKGDRPEKKVPLLGMFRYADRLDVLLMAVGSLGAVANGVSEPLISVLFGDVINSFGESTTSTVLGAVTKVHCHGLRWSLT